In one Ktedonobacteraceae bacterium genomic region, the following are encoded:
- a CDS encoding potassium-transporting ATPase subunit F: protein MNTPLEYILVGIVTLGVLIYLIIALLMPEKF from the coding sequence CCCGCTGGAGTATATCCTGGTTGGCATCGTCACACTGGGTGTACTCATCTATCTGATTATCGCGCTACTAATGCCCGAAAAATTTTAA